Genomic segment of Streptomyces sp. NA02950:
TGTTCTCCCCCTGGGGCGAGGTCACCGACCCGGCTGCCGAGAAGCTGCTGGCCCCGACCGGCTGGGTGCGGCCGGAGGCCGCCGCCTATCCGTCCGGTGGTGACTGGGCCGAGCAGTACCTCAAGCCCCTGGCCGATGTCCTCGGCGACAGGGTGCGGTACGGCGCCGCCGTGACAGGCGTCTCCCGGGCCGGCCGGGACCGGATCGTGGACGCAGACCGCCAGATGCAGCCCTTCGTGGTCCACATCAGCCTTGCCGACGGCGGCGAGGAGCGGGTTTTCGCCCGCGCCGTGATCGACGCCTCCGGCACCTGGGCCCTTCCCGGCCCCGCCGGTGGCAGCGGCCTTGCGGCACTTGGCGAGAAGGCCGCCGTGGACCGGATCACCTACCGGGTTCCCGACCTCAAGGACCCCGCCGTCCGTGCCCGCTACGCGGGCAAGCGCACGGCGGTGATCGGCTCGGGCGCCTCCGCTTTCACCGCCCTGGCATACCTCGCAGACCTCGCCAAGAGCGGCGACGGCAACGGCGCCAAGGCTGTGTGGATCCTGCGCCGGGGCATCTCCGGGTCCACTTTCGGGGGCGGCGCCGCCGATCAGTTGCCCGCCCGCGGCGCTCTGGGCCTGGCGGCGAAGGCCGCCGTCGACGAGGGGCACGCCGATGCGGTCACCGGGTTCCGCACCGAAGCGATCGAGCGCGGCAGCGACGGCCGCCTGACGCTGGTGGCTGAGGACGGGCGCCGTCTGGATCCGGTGGACGAGGTGATCGTGCTGACCGGCTTCCGCCCGGACCTCACCTTCCTGTCCGAGATCCGCCTCGGCCTGGACGAGCGCCTCCAGGTGCCCGTCGCGCTCGCCCCGCTCATCGACCCCAACCAGCACTCCTGCGGCACCGTCTACCCCCACGGCCACCGCGAACTCTCCCACCCCGAGCACGGCATCTACCTGGTCGGCATGAAGTCCTACGGCCGCGCTCCGACCTTCCTGGCCATGACCGGCTACGAACAGGTCCGCTCCGTCGCCGCCGCCATCGCGGGCGACACCGAAGCCGCCGACCGCGTCGAACTCACTCTTCCCGAGACCGGGGTGTGCGGGGGCGCCGGACTGTTCGACACCCCCGACGGCCAGCAGACCGACGGCGGCGGCTGCTGCGCGGCACCGGAGCCGCAGCTCATCCAGTTCGCTGCCCCGGCCACGACGCAGGGCCCGGCCCAAGAGGGTCCGGCCGGCGGTGGCTGCTGCGGCTCGTGACCGGCCTGAAGACCATGCCGACGGACCTCAGACCTCCTGGCCGACGTGCCACTCCAGAGTGATCCAGCCGTCCGGGATCCAGCCGCCCACGTACCCCTTGAGGAACAGGTCCAGATCCGCGGCCCCTACGCCCCCGACCCGCTCGGCAACGCGGGCGTACGGAAGCCATACAAGGGCCACCGCGGTGTCGTGCACAGCGCCTCGTGCGGTGAGATGTGCGGTGAAGATGCGGCGCTCACCCTGCCGCCGCCGTGGCCAGGTGCCGGGGGCGGTGGGCCGGATGCGGCCGGTGACCGCCCCCAGGCGGATGCCCCCCGGCGGGGCCATCGCGCACGCAAGACGCTGCGCGGCCCGCCGGTAGGGCTCAGCCGGCCTGCGCTGCACGGCGGGCAGGGCCCAGGATCGGCCGGTTTCCGAGGGCCCGGGAGGGAACAGGGCAACCTGGTGGCGCCGGTCGAAGCAGACCAGGAGGACATCACCCCAGGGCGGTGCATACATGCACATGCCCGTGAGCGTAGGGGCGAATGCGATGCCGCGCGCGCCCGGACGGGCAGGCGGGCGATCCGGCACCCCGCCCTGCGCCCAACCACAGAGGAAGAGACCCGCACCCTCAACCGGAGGATGACGAGGGCGCCGGCAATGCCCCTGGGCCGGGCCAGACCTGGAAGCCGAAGGCGGCCTCCAGCCGGGCCAGGGTGCCCAGGTCCGGCATCACTTTGCCGTTGATGACACGGCTGATGGTGGAGTGGTTGACCCCCGTCACCTCAGCGAGTGTCCGCAGGCTGTATCCGCTGACGGTGAGGGCGTTTCCCAAGTTGCGGGCGAGTGCCTGGCCGTAGTGGGCACTGACGGGGGCGTCGGGCGCGAGAGCGGCATGCGGCCAGGCGTCGTCGACGACATAGTCGCGCGGCACCTTGTCGTTACTGCTCCGGGGCATGCCCGGATCATCCCACGCACCCGTCATCCGCCGACCCTCCTTCTCGTTTCCCGGCAGCCATCCACCAGAGACCCTGGTGCATACATACACCATTTCGGGAGCTTGTATCGACACCCTTCAATGCATCGGCGCAATGTGGTCCACGCCCCGGCGTCCCGCGCCGCCCTCTTTCCCCTCCTGCCGCACGGGCTCGCGGGGCTTTGTGCATGTGCAGGATTCCGCCCGGGATTGCCCGCCTTTACGCGAGCGCCGTTTCACTCCCGTGCGCCCCCTGCGTTTCCGGCTCGCGTCACACTGACGGTGAGTAACTGAGGTCACCGGAAGAAAAGGCAGGTGAGAGGCGGAATGCTGTTCCGCCGTGCGGCACTGCCTGTTCTTTTTCGGATTGCGTTCGATGCGGTTTCACCTGGCCGACTGTGACACTGAGGGGGCATTTCCGGGAGAAGATCTACTGGACTGAGAAGTCACTGGATACGCTCATCAGTGATTCGCCGGAGCCGGGATATCCGGGGGGAGGTTCTTCCATGAAGTCGCATCGGGCACTGGCTGTCCTCGCCGAACTGAGGTCTTTGGCCGCACACGATGCGAGGCAGCTGTCCGCGGCGAAGGACCGCCTCGCCCGGGCGGAGGCGGAACTGGCCGCCGCCCGCTCCGGGTTCGACTCTGCGAGCGCACGGGCTGGGGTCTCCCAGCGCGTCGTGCACGGCGCAGAGGAACTGCTGCACACCGCCGCACACGACCGGG
This window contains:
- a CDS encoding helix-turn-helix domain-containing protein, whose protein sequence is MPRSSNDKVPRDYVVDDAWPHAALAPDAPVSAHYGQALARNLGNALTVSGYSLRTLAEVTGVNHSTISRVINGKVMPDLGTLARLEAAFGFQVWPGPGALPAPSSSSG
- a CDS encoding NAD(P)-binding domain-containing protein is translated as MTVPAAAKLPVVVIGAGPIGLAAAAHLIDQDIEPLVLEAGPAAGAAVREWSHVRLFSPWGEVTDPAAEKLLAPTGWVRPEAAAYPSGGDWAEQYLKPLADVLGDRVRYGAAVTGVSRAGRDRIVDADRQMQPFVVHISLADGGEERVFARAVIDASGTWALPGPAGGSGLAALGEKAAVDRITYRVPDLKDPAVRARYAGKRTAVIGSGASAFTALAYLADLAKSGDGNGAKAVWILRRGISGSTFGGGAADQLPARGALGLAAKAAVDEGHADAVTGFRTEAIERGSDGRLTLVAEDGRRLDPVDEVIVLTGFRPDLTFLSEIRLGLDERLQVPVALAPLIDPNQHSCGTVYPHGHRELSHPEHGIYLVGMKSYGRAPTFLAMTGYEQVRSVAAAIAGDTEAADRVELTLPETGVCGGAGLFDTPDGQQTDGGGCCAAPEPQLIQFAAPATTQGPAQEGPAGGGCCGS